A single window of Sparus aurata chromosome 12, fSpaAur1.1, whole genome shotgun sequence DNA harbors:
- the LOC115592714 gene encoding myosin light chain 5-like, translated as MASRKTKKKEGGAKRAQRASSNVFSMFEQTQIQEFKEAFTLIDQNRDGFIDKEDLKDTYASLGKLDVKDRELEDMLREATGPINFTMFLNLFGGKLHGTDPEETILNAFKMFDPDAHGFVHKDELQKLLMTQADKFSPEEVKQMFQSSNIDAAGHLDYKSLCYIITHGEEREE; from the exons GCGAGCagaaagacgaagaagaaggagggaggagccAAGCGAGCTCAGAGAGCCTCGTCCAACGTGTTCTCCATGTTCGAACAGACTCAGATCCAAGAGTTCAAAGAG GCGTTCACGCTCATCGACCAGAACCGGGACGGCTTCATCGACAAAGAGGATCTCAAGGACACATACGCCTCTCTGG GTAAACTGGATGTGAAGGACAGAGAGCTGGAGGACATGCTGAGAGAAGCCACGGGCCCGATCAACTTCACCATGTTCCTCAACCTGTTCGGAGGAAAGCTGCACG gTACTGACCCGGAGGAAACCATCTTAAACGCCTTCAAAATGTTTGATCCTGACGCACACGGCTTCGTTCACAAAGACGA aTTACAGAAACTACTGATGACACAAGCAGACAAGTTCTCACCTGAGGAG GTGAAGCAGATGTTCCAGTCGTCCAACATCGACGCAGCAGGACACCTGGACTACAAATCTCTGTGTTACATCATCACACACGGCGAGGAGCGAGAGGAGTGA